A region from the Brassica napus cultivar Da-Ae chromosome C8, Da-Ae, whole genome shotgun sequence genome encodes:
- the BNAC08G10120D gene encoding uncharacterized protein BNAC08G10120D, with protein MARRSQEEEEKENFPLITTKTVEYLQPVMRRELLRKFPDNSAFGFDYAQSSLWSPLLPRNYASPSDLDSDSSVCRNLELGEFLESKKKMKISMKKKNKKNKLVKLDMSSIKSDDSPKVGCFSLPTKGWDGLLKVASKHFKKSKKKRDPVADVKLLNFCKC; from the exons ATGGCAAGAAGaagtcaagaagaagaagaaaaggagaaTTTTCCTCTTATTACAACAAAAACAGTCGAATACTTACAACCAGTAATGCGTCGAGAGCTACTCCGCAAATTTCCAGACAACTCTGCTTTTGGATTCGACTACGCACAGAGCTCTCTCTGGTCTCCTCTATTGCCTCGAAACTACGCAAGCCCTTCTGATCTAGACTCGGACAGTAGCGTTTGTAGGAACCTTGAGCTCGGAGAGTTTCTGGaaagcaagaagaagatgaagatctcaatgaaaaagaaaaacaaaaagaataagtTAGTGAAACTAGACATGTCTTCGATCAAGAGTGACGATTCTCCTAAAGTTGGTTGCTTTTCTCTTCCCACCAAG GGATGGGATGGTTTACTAAAGGTAGCTTCAAAACACTtcaagaaatcgaaaaagaagaGAGACCCAGTCGCTGATGTCAAGCTTCTCAACTTCTGCAAATGCTGA